One window of Streptomyces sp. NBC_00273 genomic DNA carries:
- a CDS encoding TetR/AcrR family transcriptional regulator, whose protein sequence is MSPRSASVNEELRRRSRERLLQSTVELVAEHGYEATTLGDIADRAGTARGLVSYYFPGKRQLLQAAVHRLMYLTLHAALEREPRSECGRERLARAVDAVLGLARDEPLLMRTHMAGILTAEGFVQCPEQQQLAELLRDTVVRYGSADPDADYPLLRALLMGAVVAVLLPGAPMPAQRLRAELFQRYGLDWELGVPPDGGPPGGTLPSPPSHPSHP, encoded by the coding sequence ATGTCCCCGCGCAGCGCATCGGTCAATGAAGAATTGCGCAGACGTTCCCGGGAGCGGCTGCTGCAGTCCACGGTCGAACTCGTGGCCGAGCACGGCTACGAGGCCACGACGCTCGGCGACATCGCCGACCGGGCGGGCACGGCACGCGGCCTGGTCTCGTACTACTTCCCGGGCAAACGGCAGTTGCTGCAGGCCGCGGTGCATCGGCTGATGTACCTCACGCTGCACGCCGCGCTGGAGCGGGAGCCCCGCAGCGAGTGCGGGCGCGAGAGGCTCGCGCGCGCCGTCGACGCGGTCCTGGGGCTCGCCCGGGACGAACCCCTGCTGATGCGCACGCACATGGCGGGCATCCTCACGGCCGAGGGCTTCGTGCAGTGCCCCGAGCAGCAACAGCTGGCGGAGCTGCTGCGGGACACCGTCGTCCGGTACGGCTCGGCGGACCCGGACGCGGACTATCCGTTGCTGCGGGCCCTGCTGATGGGCGCGGTCGTGGCGGTCCTGCTGCCCGGCGCCCCGATGCCGGCGCAACGGCTGCGGGCGGAGCTGTTCCAGCGCTACGGGCTGGACTGGGAGCTCGGCGTTCCGCCGGACGGCGGGCCGCCCGGCGGAACGCTTCCCTCACCCCCTTCGCACCCGTCGCACCCCTGA
- a CDS encoding phosphatase PAP2 family protein yields MRNDHFRWMGIGCALLAVLLTALVVAQWRPLLAYDERVARDLHAHAVTHPGVTHLMQVLSDWVWDPWTMRALAAVACALLWWRGDRGRALRVALVTLAASALQQGLKALVGRERPVWPDPVDSAQYAAYPSGHAMTATVVCGLLLWLLPRPATGRVRVARVVAAWAVAVVSVLGVGFTRVYLGVHWPSDVLAGWLLGVALVALATSVPVRERGCDPVER; encoded by the coding sequence ATGCGGAACGATCACTTTCGGTGGATGGGCATCGGCTGCGCCCTGCTCGCAGTGCTCCTGACGGCGCTGGTGGTCGCGCAGTGGCGGCCGCTGCTCGCCTACGACGAGCGGGTCGCCCGTGATCTCCACGCGCACGCCGTCACCCACCCCGGGGTCACGCACCTGATGCAGGTGCTCAGCGACTGGGTGTGGGACCCCTGGACCATGCGGGCGCTGGCGGCGGTCGCCTGCGCGCTGTTGTGGTGGCGGGGCGATCGGGGGCGGGCGCTGCGGGTGGCCCTGGTGACGCTGGCGGCCTCGGCGCTTCAGCAGGGGCTGAAGGCGCTGGTGGGGCGGGAGCGTCCGGTGTGGCCAGATCCGGTGGACTCGGCACAGTACGCGGCCTACCCGTCCGGCCACGCCATGACGGCGACGGTGGTGTGCGGACTGCTCCTGTGGCTGCTCCCCCGCCCGGCCACGGGCCGGGTCCGGGTCGCCCGGGTGGTCGCCGCGTGGGCGGTGGCCGTGGTCTCGGTGCTCGGGGTCGGCTTCACCCGCGTGTACCTCGGGGTGCACTGGCCGTCGGACGTGCTGGCGGGCTGGCTCCTGGGAGTGGCCCTGGTGGCTCTCGCGACGTCCGTGCCCGTCCGCGAACGCGGTTGCGACCCGGTGGAACGGTGA
- a CDS encoding M56 family metallopeptidase, with translation MMVPAVLLLLGALTAVLAPRLLARARWPEREPVVALWVWQCVVGAVLLCFGLSMLLSAAAAWQQVRGRLFASAPHGVVDAYALGAAGGPWAAVTALALAGGGLWTGAMLTGEVLRARARRRAQGSELLVRAPLLPGEDPTGARLVVLEGPRPDAWWLPGAAPQLVITTAALGRLKGSQLDAVLAHEQGHAAARHDWLLNCSRALARGFPQVPVFAAFEAEMHRLVEMAADDVASRRFGRLTIALALVGLNEDRGVFTASSPEHAHVPQRVRRLLSATPRLSPGRRLRLTALATLVPAIPLLVAFVPGLSALA, from the coding sequence ATGATGGTCCCCGCCGTTCTCCTGTTGCTCGGCGCCCTGACCGCGGTGCTCGCCCCCCGTCTGCTGGCCCGGGCCCGATGGCCCGAGCGCGAGCCGGTCGTCGCCCTGTGGGTGTGGCAGTGCGTGGTCGGCGCCGTGCTCCTGTGCTTCGGGCTGTCGATGCTGCTGAGCGCGGCGGCGGCCTGGCAGCAGGTCCGGGGCCGGCTGTTCGCCTCCGCCCCGCACGGGGTGGTCGACGCCTACGCCCTGGGCGCGGCAGGTGGTCCCTGGGCCGCCGTCACCGCGCTGGCGCTGGCGGGCGGCGGGCTGTGGACCGGGGCGATGCTGACCGGTGAGGTGCTGCGGGCGCGGGCCCGACGGCGTGCTCAGGGCAGCGAACTGCTGGTACGGGCCCCGCTGCTGCCCGGGGAGGACCCTACGGGCGCGCGGCTCGTCGTTCTGGAAGGTCCCCGGCCGGACGCATGGTGGCTCCCGGGCGCGGCCCCGCAGCTGGTGATCACGACGGCGGCGCTGGGCCGGCTCAAGGGCAGCCAGCTGGACGCGGTGCTGGCGCACGAGCAGGGTCACGCGGCGGCCCGTCACGACTGGCTGCTGAACTGTTCGCGGGCGCTGGCCCGGGGGTTCCCGCAGGTTCCGGTCTTCGCGGCGTTCGAGGCGGAGATGCACCGGCTGGTGGAGATGGCCGCCGACGACGTGGCCTCCCGGCGGTTCGGCCGGCTGACGATCGCGCTCGCGCTGGTCGGGCTCAACGAGGACCGGGGGGTGTTCACGGCCTCCTCGCCCGAGCACGCACACGTTCCGCAGCGGGTGCGCAGGCTGCTGTCGGCGACGCCCCGGCTCTCCCCCGGCCGCCGGCTGCGGCTGACGGCGCTGGCCACGCTGGTTCCGGCGATCCCGCTGCTGGTGGCCTTCGTACCGGGGCTGAGCGCCCTGGCGTGA
- a CDS encoding DUF5134 domain-containing protein, whose protein sequence is MHGSAASLTTSVSSWLLVLLCAVSGAYCLRRALGSGGAAAEAVMGWGMALMAVPLGSGGDGWRTPVLGVVFCGAALHALWLLRGGPHHAHHLVGSLTMVYMALLAGPASEHGPEHSQAAGPPLLTGALLLYYAGYVVLGGTRLITAGDTVSPRPTADRGGPAELVRACRLAMGMGMLAMLLTM, encoded by the coding sequence GTGCACGGTTCCGCCGCTTCCCTCACCACCTCCGTCTCCTCCTGGCTGTTGGTGCTGCTGTGCGCGGTGAGCGGTGCGTACTGTCTGCGGCGGGCGCTGGGGTCGGGCGGCGCCGCCGCGGAGGCGGTGATGGGATGGGGGATGGCCCTGATGGCCGTGCCCCTCGGCAGCGGCGGCGACGGGTGGCGGACGCCCGTGCTGGGCGTGGTCTTCTGCGGCGCGGCCCTGCACGCCCTGTGGCTGCTGCGGGGCGGACCGCACCACGCGCACCACCTGGTGGGCTCGCTGACGATGGTCTACATGGCCTTGCTGGCCGGGCCCGCGTCGGAGCACGGGCCGGAGCACTCCCAGGCGGCCGGGCCGCCCCTGCTGACGGGTGCGCTGCTCCTCTACTACGCCGGGTACGTGGTGCTCGGCGGAACCCGGCTGATCACCGCCGGCGACACCGTGTCCCCGCGACCGACCGCCGACCGGGGCGGACCCGCCGAACTCGTCCGCGCCTGCCGACTCGCCATGGGAATGGGGATGTTGGCCATGCTGCTCACGATGTGA
- a CDS encoding GNAT family N-acetyltransferase, which translates to MSTAQHAALSFRSAVEADVPELVELVESAYRGDASRAGWTTEADYLDGQRTDPDGVRAVIAAPDGVLLVVERAGELVACCQLEHRDDHVYFGMFAVRPGLQGAGLGKEILAEAERRARETWGAKEMRMTVVHVREELIAYYVRRGYRRTGEMSPFPYGDERFGVPLRNDLAFELLVKSL; encoded by the coding sequence ATGTCGACCGCCCAGCACGCCGCCCTGAGTTTCCGAAGCGCCGTCGAGGCGGACGTGCCGGAACTGGTGGAACTCGTCGAGTCCGCCTACCGCGGGGACGCGAGCCGGGCCGGCTGGACGACCGAGGCCGACTACCTGGACGGACAGCGCACCGACCCGGACGGGGTCCGCGCCGTCATCGCCGCCCCGGACGGGGTCCTGCTCGTCGTCGAGCGCGCGGGCGAGCTCGTCGCCTGCTGCCAGCTCGAACACCGGGACGACCACGTCTACTTCGGGATGTTCGCCGTCCGCCCCGGCCTCCAGGGCGCGGGCCTCGGCAAGGAGATCCTGGCCGAGGCCGAGCGCCGCGCCCGCGAGACGTGGGGCGCCAAGGAGATGCGGATGACGGTGGTGCACGTACGGGAGGAGCTCATCGCCTACTACGTGCGCCGCGGCTACCGGCGCACCGGCGAGATGAGCCCCTTCCCCTACGGTGACGAGCGCTTCGGCGTCCCGCTCCGCAACGACCTCGCCTTCGAGCTGCTGGTCAAGTCGCTCTGA
- a CDS encoding glycerophosphodiester phosphodiesterase: MTFLTIGHRGVMGVEPENTLRSYLRAERCGMDVIALDLRLSKDGALVAVHDPEVDRTTDGSGAVADLTLAELRGLDAGQGEHVPVLEEVLDAVRVPLQVFVADLATTPVLAELMLRRDLTSRVEVASDREAVLAETARLVPGVRTVLYAASPGSGAASVVDRALAVGARAIAVYIHRLSLETVESAHAAGLRVTGRAVDTLDLLRLARALGLDGAATDFPEIRSTGRFTA; this comes from the coding sequence TTGACTTTCCTCACCATCGGTCACCGCGGGGTCATGGGTGTCGAACCGGAGAACACCCTGCGGTCGTACCTCCGAGCGGAACGTTGCGGCATGGACGTCATCGCTCTGGACCTGCGCCTGAGCAAGGACGGAGCCCTCGTCGCCGTGCACGACCCCGAAGTGGACCGGACCACGGACGGCTCGGGGGCCGTCGCCGATCTGACCCTGGCCGAATTGCGCGGGCTGGACGCCGGTCAGGGCGAGCACGTACCGGTCCTGGAGGAGGTCCTGGACGCGGTCCGGGTGCCGCTCCAGGTCTTCGTCGCCGACCTGGCCACGACTCCGGTGCTCGCCGAGCTGATGCTGCGCCGCGACCTGACCTCCCGGGTGGAGGTGGCCTCCGACCGGGAAGCGGTGCTCGCCGAGACGGCCCGGCTGGTGCCGGGCGTACGGACCGTCCTGTACGCGGCCTCCCCCGGCAGCGGAGCCGCGTCCGTCGTGGACCGGGCACTGGCCGTGGGCGCCAGGGCGATCGCCGTGTACATCCACCGGCTCAGCCTGGAGACGGTGGAGTCGGCGCACGCGGCGGGCCTGCGCGTGACGGGCCGGGCGGTGGACACCCTGGACCTGTTGCGACTCGCGCGGGCACTCGGACTGGACGGTGCGGCCACGGACTTCCCGGAGATCCGCAGCACCGGCCGCTTCACCGCCTGA
- a CDS encoding PadR family transcriptional regulator: protein MTSSQESKKQELPPTAWAVLGLLSFPGERTGYELKKWADSSLRFFYWSPAISQIYAELRRLEERGYAASVRSGPEEARAKRRYAITDAGRSALAGWAADTGEAGPPVLKHGLLLRIWLGHLAEPERLRAMVGEHLERTRGELAAVREAVEHASGVPEWTFPTLALRWSERQHLAELELAEALLTDLDGLARVREEPRRQADGDAPTPG from the coding sequence ATGACTAGTAGTCAGGAGTCGAAGAAGCAAGAGCTGCCGCCGACCGCGTGGGCCGTTCTGGGCCTGCTCTCCTTCCCCGGCGAGCGGACCGGCTACGAGCTGAAGAAGTGGGCGGACTCCTCCCTGCGCTTCTTCTACTGGTCACCGGCGATCAGCCAGATCTACGCGGAGCTGCGCCGCCTGGAGGAACGGGGCTACGCGGCCTCCGTGCGCTCGGGACCCGAGGAGGCGCGGGCCAAGCGGCGCTACGCCATCACCGACGCGGGACGCAGCGCGCTGGCCGGCTGGGCCGCCGACACCGGCGAGGCCGGGCCCCCCGTGCTCAAGCACGGGCTGCTGCTGCGGATCTGGCTCGGCCACCTGGCCGAGCCCGAGCGGCTGCGCGCGATGGTCGGCGAGCACCTGGAGCGCACCCGGGGCGAACTGGCCGCCGTACGGGAGGCCGTGGAGCACGCGAGCGGCGTACCGGAATGGACCTTCCCGACCCTTGCGCTGCGCTGGAGCGAGCGGCAGCACCTGGCCGAACTGGAGCTCGCCGAGGCCCTGCTCACCGACCTGGACGGGCTCGCCAGGGTCCGCGAGGAGCCGCGCCGTCAAGCCGACGGGGACGCGCCCACGCCCGGGTGA